A window from Brachionichthys hirsutus isolate HB-005 chromosome 4, CSIRO-AGI_Bhir_v1, whole genome shotgun sequence encodes these proteins:
- the ddx31 gene encoding ATP-dependent DNA helicase DDX31, whose translation MKQKGEKRRFGSSEDDKRSSFKRRRPQEEEEETDRRTPQKKKKEEPGRSSIKTSSLFKHNPDIPQISRPAVSQVKEEIFTSDSFSDFELHAHLVATLNKVLNISRVTSVQKQTIPVLLSGRDAVVRSQTGSGKTLSYAIPVVQSLQALQPKVSRSDGPLAVVIVPTRELAQQTFQTFQKLLKPFTSIVPGVLMGGEKRKSEKARLRKGINILISTPGRLVDHIKHTLCIAFSAVRWLVLDEADRTLDLGFEKDLTVILNSLNATGPSRQNVLLSATLTNGVTRLGDICLRDPVSIHASGSASSDLVTPADRSATGQSESFAVPEALNQFVVVVPSKIRLVCLAAFILDKCQFARDNKLIVFVSSCEVAEFLRSIFSSVLAGPSTNRKPRLSFLRLHGNMKQEERSEVFQQFSAASSGVLICTDVAARGLDLPGVTWIVQYTPPTAAAEYVHRVGRTARIGGRGSSLIFLAPTETAFVNELANHNISLSEMKLLDILSSLMMDDAYKGRGKYHSQDQETRERATVLQTDLENFVHSDVRSVQTAKRALQSFLRAYAAYPAHLKHIFHIRFLHLGHTAKSFGLRDAPAGLSAATGPSEPKNPKKKRNQNQNQKSPVKSQGRDKRFLPGQRERRLFHSEFSSGLEGRDAKTKKKKKKKKKELGQSGEEEE comes from the exons ATGAAGCAGAAAGGGGAGAAGAGGAGATTCGGCTCCTCGGAGGATGACAAGAGGAGCTCCTTCAAACGGAGGAgaccgcaggaggaggaggaggag ACGGACAGgagaacaccacagaagaagaagaaggaggaacCGGGGAGGAGCAGCATCAAGACTTCCTCCCTCTTCAAACACAATCCAGACATCCCTCAGATCAGCAG acctgctgtctctcaggtaAAAGAGGAGATTTTCACCAGCGACTCGTTCTCGGACTTTGAGCTCCACGCACACCTG GTGGCGACACTGAACAAAGTCCTGAACATCTCTAGGGTGACCAG CGTTCAGAAGCAGACGATCCCGGTTCTCCTGTCGGGACGAGACGCCGTCGTTCGGTCTCAGACGGGATCGG GGAAGACTCTGTCCTACGCCATCCCCGTCGTCCAAAGCCTCCAGGCGCTTCAGCCGAAGGTCAGCCGGTCCGACGGTCCTCTGGCGGTTGTGATCGTCCCCACCAGAGAG cTGGCCCAGCAGACGTTTCAGACCTTCCAGAAGCTTCTGAAG cCATTTACCTCGATCGTCCCAGGTGTCTTGATGGGAGGAGAGAAACGGAAGTCAGAGAAGGCCAG ACTGCGTAAAGGAATCAACATCCTGATCTCCACTCCGGGACGTCTGGTggatcacatcaaacacaccctGTGCATCGCCTTCAGCGCCGTTCGCTGGCTCGTCCTGGACGAGGCCGACCG GACGTTGGACCTGGGCTTCGAGAAAGATCTGACCGTCATCCTGAACAGCCTGAACGCGACGGGACCGAGCAGACAGAACGTCCTGCTGTCCGCCACGCTGACGAACG GTGTGACCCGGTTAGGGGACATCTGCCTCCGGGACCCGGTGAGCATCCACGCGTCTGGATCGGCTTCCTCTGACCTCGTGACCCCCGCCGACCGCAGCGCGACGGGCCAATCGGAGAGCTTCGCCGTGCCGGAGGCTCTGAATCAGTTTGTGGTGGTGGTTCCCAGTAAGATCCGGCTGGTCTGTCTGGCTGCGTTCATACTGGACAAATGTCAG TTTGCCCGGGACAACAAGCTCATCGTCTTCGTCTCGAGCTGCGAGGTCGCCGAGTTCCTCCGCTCCATCTTCAGCTCTGTCCTGGCGGGGCCTTCGACCAATCGGAAGCCTCGCCTCAGCTTCCTGCGTCTCCACGGCAACATGAAGCAGGAG GAGCGCTCGGAGGTTTTCCAGCAGTTCTCGGCGGCTTCCTCTGGAGTCCTGATCTGTACA GACGTCGCAGCCAGAGGTCTGGACCTTCCCGGGGTCACCTGGATCGTTCAG TACACGCCTCCGACGGCGGCAGCCGAATACGTCCATCGCGTCGGCCGCACGGCTCGTatcggaggaagaggaagcagtcTCATCTTCCTCGCTCCGACTGAGACTGCCTTCGTCAACGAGCTGGCCAATCACAACATCAG CTTATCAGAAATGAAGTTGCTGGATATCCTGTCCAGTCTGATGATGGACGACGCCTACAAGGGGCGGGGCAAATACCACAGCCAG GACCAGGAGACCAGAGAGCGAGCGACGGTTCTGCAGACCGACTTGGAGAACTTCGTCCATTCAGACGTCCGGTCGGTTCAGACCGCTAAGCGAG cccTGCAGTCCTTCCTGCGGGCCTACGCTGCCTACCCCGCCCACCTCAAACACATCTTCCACATCCGCTTCCTCCACCTGGGTCACACCGCCAAGAGCTTCGGCCTCCGGGACGCCCCGGCGGGCCTGAGCGCTGCGACGGGACCCTCGGAACCCAAGAACcccaagaagaagaggaaccagaaccagaaccagaagagTCCGGTTAAGAGCCAAGGCCGAGACAAAAG GTTTCTTCCCGGGCAGAGAGAGCGGCGTCTGTTTCATTCCGAGTTCTCCAGCGGTTTGGAGGGACGAGACGCCAagaccaagaagaagaagaagaagaagaagaaggagttGGGtcaatcaggagaggaggaggaatga